TGTGTGTAGGAGGAGCAGGGACTGTAATGTGGGTAAAGGAGAAGACGAGGTAAAGAGCCCCAGCAGTACTTTGCACTGTTGTGCTCCATCTTGGGCTGGAGTCTTCCAGGGACAGATCCTAATGCCTCCAGCAAGGCCACATCAGGTGGTTAGTAAGGAAAGAGACCCCAGTCACACCCATAGTTCTGCTGGCTCCTTTTCCATAAAGCACAATGATATTGTGACCCTCAGAAGCATTCCTTCTTCTGGCATTGTCCCATCCTTAAGCGgtcctgtttcctcattggtTTTTCTCACCACTACTGCCACCTCTCCCTCTGGTATCACACAGGGGTTGTGTTCTCTGCTTCCTCTTGTAGGAGAGAAAGGAGACCGTGGAGAGCCTGGGATGCCAGGGAAATGGGGCAAAGAAGGGCCACGAGGAGAGCGAGGTGCCCAGGGCCAGAAAGGCAGCAAAGGACAGATGGGTACAGCAGGGGACTCCTGCAAGCACCAGTACGCTGCGTTCTCCGTTGGTCGCAAGAAAGCCCTGCACAGCAGTGAGGGCTTCCAGGTCTTGATCTTTGACACTGTCTTCGTCAACCTCTACAGCCACTTTGACATGTTCAATGGCAAGTTCTACTGCTCTGTAGGTGGCCTCTACTATTTCAGCCTCAACGTCCACACCTGGAACTTCAAGGAGACCTACATGCACATCATGCACAATGAAGAAGAGGCGGTCATCTTGTACGCACAACCCAGTGACCGCAGCATCATGCAGAGCCAGAGCCTCATGCTGGAGCTTCAGGAAAACGATGAGGTCTGGGTGAGGCTCTACAAGCGGGAGCGGGAGAATGCCATTTACAGTGATGATGTCGATGTGTACATCACCTTCAACGGGTACCTGGTCAAGCCCAGCCTTGACTAATTGCCTCTCCTGCTTCCCAAGGCCTCTCCggccttcttcttcttcctctctctctctttactGCCCGCAACCACTGCAAATCACTTGTAAATGGGCCTGTCAGGTCTCAGGCATTGAGTGTGAAACTTGCCACAGTCTCCCACCTCACGCTCTATCGCAGCCAGGCCTGTGTCTGTGCGTTTAGAGCGTGACACTACCATCTCTCGCCCCTCACTTTATGACCCCAGCTTAAGTTATTGGATTGTTCTAAATCTGCCAGTGGGATGTGGCTGGCATTTAGGGTCCTAGAGTTAAAGGTAAGATATTGCCCCTGGGAACGTGTCCCTCCTCGGGACTTCCTACACAAAAGACTCTCATAGAATGGGCTAAAATGTTCCCACTGCCCAGGTGCATCCTGGCATCTCTCTGTCCTGACTAGACATGCCAGTTTTGCAGCCTGAAACATGGCCCTAATGTCAGCATTCACACCTGTAGTGTGTTGAGTAGACTGGGGTCTGCTGGTCTCCTGTAGCACAAGGAAGATGTAGGAGCGGTGAGAGAAGATACtgtctttccaaaaaaaaagtctgttggCCTTCCAAAGTATGTCATTGACTTTCTGTAGATGCAGTTTTGGGTCACAGAGCCCTCAGGTTATGGCCCAAGCTTCTGGGCTCTGTGGCCCTTCCCCAGTGTAGGCTGGCTGTAAAATGATGGCCTGGTGGGACAGTCCTCCGCTGTGTCAGCCCTAGCTCTCTGAAGAGAAAGGGGCCAGACACATCCAGATGCTTCAGAGTTATCTGCCATTGAATCAGGAGAGCCCACA
The nucleotide sequence above comes from Oxyura jamaicensis isolate SHBP4307 breed ruddy duck chromosome 1, BPBGC_Ojam_1.0, whole genome shotgun sequence. Encoded proteins:
- the C1QTNF6 gene encoding complement C1q tumor necrosis factor-related protein 6, encoding MDIIYLRTPLAFLLLPLVVLGAPTDEPSLTEPAPGACRHCCDPLDSSTDASPHPPSHRHLPYPMPEVRPYINITILKGEKGDRGEPGMPGKWGKEGPRGERGAQGQKGSKGQMGTAGDSCKHQYAAFSVGRKKALHSSEGFQVLIFDTVFVNLYSHFDMFNGKFYCSVGGLYYFSLNVHTWNFKETYMHIMHNEEEAVILYAQPSDRSIMQSQSLMLELQENDEVWVRLYKRERENAIYSDDVDVYITFNGYLVKPSLD